One genomic window of Aliiroseovarius sp. M344 includes the following:
- a CDS encoding heavy metal translocating P-type ATPase has product MTTATTLTLSLENLSCASCVGRAERALTAVDGVSAAPVNLATETARVEFSAPATADALAGALDRAGYPARRETAVLEVEAMSCASCVGRVERMLAATPGVLEARVNLASERAFVTYLAGATTPQTLSAKITKAGFPTRPREDNASTVPRDKAAEAEALKRKALLAAVLTAPVFILEMGGHLFPAFHHWIARSIGLGTSHWIQLVLTTLVLAGPGRLFFTKGIPALLRGAPEMNALVALGTSAAYLYSLVSVLAPGILPAGTANVYFEAAAVIIVLILIGRWMEARAKGRTGEAIRALVALAPNDALVDVDGKTITRPVSQVVTGEVVVIRPGERVPLDGEVVEGESLVDESMISGEPVPVAKVIGHTVTGGTVNGTGALKARVTAVGPDTLLAQIVRMVEDAQGARLPIQALVDRITAVFVPIVMAIAALTVVVWLVIGPDPALGLALVAGVSVLIIACPCAMGLATPTSIMVGTGRAAQLGALFRRGDALQTLQSAQVVAFDKTGTLTEGRPKLTAFEVADGWIPDEVLAMVAGVEAQSEHPLAQAILQGAADRNVGPAKVKDVQTETGFGLRAQVNGQRVLVGSQQYMAREDVMLTGIVDRADPMRSRGETVFFTAIDGQLAALIGVSDPVKPEAARALQALRAMGKDIAMITGDDPATAAAIADQLGIDYVDAGVLPGGKVAAIEALQALFGKVAFVGDGINDAPALASADVGLAIGTGTDVAIEAADVVLSSGALSGVVNAFEISRRSMTNIRQNLFWAFGYNVLLIPVAAGILYPLWGVLLSPMLGAGAMAASSVLVLTNALRLRFVRPKLEEPT; this is encoded by the coding sequence ATGACCACGGCAACCACCCTGACTTTAAGCCTCGAAAACCTGTCCTGCGCGTCTTGCGTCGGCCGGGCCGAGCGCGCTTTGACTGCTGTTGATGGTGTTTCTGCTGCACCGGTAAACTTGGCCACCGAAACCGCAAGGGTGGAGTTTTCTGCGCCAGCGACCGCCGATGCATTGGCTGGTGCTCTGGACCGTGCGGGCTATCCCGCGCGACGCGAAACCGCTGTGCTTGAAGTGGAGGCGATGTCTTGTGCATCCTGTGTCGGGCGGGTTGAGAGGATGCTGGCGGCAACCCCGGGCGTCTTGGAGGCGCGGGTAAACCTCGCCTCAGAGCGTGCATTCGTGACTTATCTGGCCGGGGCCACCACACCACAAACCTTGTCGGCCAAGATCACCAAGGCGGGCTTCCCCACCCGCCCGCGCGAAGATAATGCCAGCACCGTCCCCCGCGATAAGGCTGCCGAAGCTGAAGCTTTGAAGCGAAAGGCTCTACTAGCCGCGGTTCTGACCGCGCCGGTCTTCATTCTGGAGATGGGGGGGCATCTGTTCCCAGCGTTTCACCACTGGATTGCACGCAGCATTGGACTTGGCACCTCACATTGGATCCAGCTTGTTCTGACAACGCTGGTGCTGGCCGGGCCGGGTCGGTTGTTTTTCACCAAAGGGATCCCCGCGCTTCTGCGGGGCGCCCCCGAGATGAACGCCTTAGTCGCGCTGGGCACGTCAGCGGCGTATCTCTATTCACTCGTTTCCGTGCTGGCGCCGGGCATCCTGCCTGCTGGCACAGCAAACGTGTATTTTGAGGCCGCAGCAGTGATCATCGTTTTGATCCTGATCGGCCGCTGGATGGAAGCTCGCGCTAAGGGTCGTACCGGCGAAGCGATCCGGGCCCTCGTAGCCCTTGCCCCGAATGATGCGCTGGTCGATGTCGATGGCAAAACCATCACCCGCCCCGTGTCGCAAGTGGTGACGGGCGAGGTCGTCGTGATCCGCCCCGGTGAACGCGTGCCACTGGACGGCGAGGTGGTTGAGGGCGAAAGCCTTGTCGATGAAAGCATGATCAGTGGCGAACCGGTCCCTGTCGCAAAGGTCATTGGGCATACAGTGACAGGCGGCACGGTCAACGGCACAGGCGCTTTGAAGGCGCGTGTCACCGCCGTTGGGCCAGATACCCTGCTGGCGCAGATCGTACGAATGGTCGAAGACGCGCAGGGTGCGCGGCTGCCCATACAGGCGCTGGTCGACCGGATTACCGCGGTTTTCGTCCCGATCGTGATGGCAATTGCTGCCCTGACCGTCGTGGTCTGGCTGGTCATCGGACCAGACCCGGCGCTTGGTTTGGCCTTGGTCGCCGGGGTTTCGGTGCTGATCATTGCCTGCCCCTGCGCGATGGGCCTGGCCACGCCGACCTCGATCATGGTTGGCACCGGGCGAGCGGCGCAGCTGGGGGCTTTGTTTCGGCGTGGCGATGCGTTGCAGACCCTGCAATCTGCGCAGGTTGTGGCCTTCGACAAGACGGGCACGCTGACGGAAGGTCGCCCCAAACTGACCGCGTTTGAAGTTGCCGATGGCTGGATTCCTGATGAGGTTTTGGCAATGGTCGCCGGGGTCGAGGCACAGAGCGAACACCCTCTGGCACAAGCAATCCTTCAGGGCGCAGCCGATCGCAACGTTGGCCCTGCGAAGGTAAAAGATGTGCAGACCGAAACCGGTTTTGGACTGCGGGCACAGGTCAACGGCCAGCGCGTCCTTGTCGGGTCACAGCAGTATATGGCGCGCGAAGATGTGATGCTTACCGGCATTGTGGATCGCGCAGACCCAATGCGTTCACGCGGAGAGACGGTGTTTTTCACAGCGATTGACGGCCAATTGGCTGCGCTGATCGGCGTTTCTGACCCGGTTAAACCCGAGGCGGCGCGCGCGCTTCAGGCTTTGCGGGCGATGGGCAAAGACATCGCGATGATTACCGGCGATGATCCCGCAACAGCCGCCGCAATTGCGGATCAACTGGGGATCGACTACGTTGATGCGGGCGTGTTGCCCGGCGGCAAAGTCGCCGCAATCGAGGCCCTTCAAGCGCTTTTTGGCAAGGTCGCTTTTGTGGGCGACGGCATCAACGATGCTCCCGCGCTGGCCAGTGCCGATGTTGGTTTGGCGATCGGAACCGGTACGGATGTAGCGATCGAGGCAGCGGATGTCGTGTTGTCCTCAGGGGCGTTATCCGGCGTGGTCAACGCTTTTGAAATCAGCCGCCGTTCCATGACCAATATCCGGCAAAACCTGTTTTGGGCATTTGGCTATAACGTTTTGCTGATCCCTGTTGCGGCTGGCATCCTTTACCCTCTTTGGGGAGTTTTGCTGTCGCCAATGTTGGGGGCGGGTGCGATGGCGGCGTCATCCGTGCTGGTGCTGACCAACGCCCTGCGCTTGCGGTTCGTCCGCCCGAAACTGGAGGAACCGACATGA
- the cueR gene encoding Cu(I)-responsive transcriptional regulator, translating to MNISDAAKHTGLPAKTIRYYEEIGLITPARDTNGYRIFTDRALHKLTFLARARALGFSISDCRALLALYEDQSRASADVKRIASEHLKAIEVKIADLGAMRDTLSDLVHACSGDERPDCPILKGIEHAQTTVRKA from the coding sequence ATGAACATATCGGATGCAGCCAAGCACACAGGTCTACCCGCAAAGACAATCCGGTATTACGAAGAAATCGGGTTGATCACGCCTGCCCGTGATACCAATGGCTACCGCATTTTTACGGATCGCGCGCTGCACAAACTGACATTTCTGGCGCGCGCTCGGGCGCTGGGGTTTTCGATCAGTGATTGCAGGGCGCTATTGGCTTTGTATGAGGACCAGTCCCGCGCGAGCGCCGATGTGAAGCGGATCGCATCAGAGCACCTTAAGGCGATCGAAGTGAAGATTGCCGACCTTGGTGCAATGCGTGATACGTTGTCGGACCTTGTGCACGCCTGTTCCGGCGATGAACGGCCAGATTGTCCAATCCTGAAAGGCATCGAACACGCCCAGACCACCGTTCGGAAAGCTTGA
- a CDS encoding bifunctional acetate--CoA ligase family protein/GNAT family N-acetyltransferase, with translation MDKSPLSPLFDPRSVAVFGASPTGNSVGALAYANLMAGGFDGVIVPVNPKHKTIGDVVCHKSISSVAEDIDLAVIATPARTVPGIMRDCAAAGVKAAIVLSAGFGEGDPQGREYEAQVINGARKGGIRFLGPNCVGLVRPWLGLDATFLRSQAPKGRLAMVSQSGALISAIADWAGPHHSGFSAMVSLGNSLDVDIGDTLDYLVNDPKTDAILLYIEGVKDAPNFMSAMRRAARLKPVIVLKSGRHVASAKAAHTHTGALIGSDEVFDAALERVGAVRVNTLGQLFAAAELLANTKKTSGDKLCIITNGGGAGVLAADRAGDLVLTLPPLSEPTRKALDKILPAFWSHANPVDILGDATPEAYGAAVKAAIADPGVDGVLVLLTPQAMTEPTAAAQAVKDALPKRNKKPVLACWMGEDVVAEGRNLLSEAGISVFETPERAVEGFSYLAQYHRNRTLSLEVPRARAFEQGLDLDGARMIIANALAAGRNMLSDTESKALLSAFNIPVNLTIEVKSANDALIAAETVGFPVAMKIASPEVSHKTDVGGVKINVAHAATVKRAFHEIVQNVRKALPDALISGVTVEAMANLRQSRELVIGASRDPVFGPTILFGAGGTMVEVMKDSAVALPPLNSVLSERLINRTRVSKALDSFRDYDPVDKAAVVDVLKRVSIIVSELPEIIELDINPLFAGPDGVLAVDARITIARPPSMDGRYDHMAIHPYPRHLARETFLRDGTPLTIRPIRPEDAEHEKQFMRDLSSEAKMMRFMGSVNELSPELLAQFTQIDYRREMALIAMAEIEGEQVQVGVARYVINPDWKSCEFAVVVSDRIQHQGLGTKLMKGLFKAAQDHGLDVIEGTVLRKNAPMLRLMKDLGFTQRPDPDDHDVVIVERKL, from the coding sequence ATGGACAAAAGCCCGCTTAGCCCCCTGTTCGATCCCCGCTCGGTCGCCGTGTTTGGGGCCAGCCCAACTGGCAACTCAGTTGGTGCGTTGGCCTATGCCAATCTGATGGCTGGCGGATTTGATGGCGTAATTGTACCGGTCAATCCGAAACACAAAACCATCGGCGATGTGGTTTGCCACAAATCGATCTCGTCAGTTGCCGAAGACATTGATTTGGCCGTCATTGCCACGCCGGCGCGGACGGTGCCGGGCATCATGCGCGATTGCGCTGCGGCGGGGGTAAAAGCGGCGATTGTCTTGTCCGCTGGGTTCGGCGAAGGCGATCCGCAAGGCCGCGAATACGAAGCGCAGGTCATCAACGGAGCGCGCAAAGGCGGCATCCGGTTTCTTGGCCCCAATTGTGTCGGGCTCGTCCGACCCTGGCTGGGGTTGGATGCCACGTTCCTCAGGTCACAAGCGCCCAAAGGTCGGCTTGCAATGGTATCCCAATCGGGGGCGTTGATATCGGCGATTGCCGATTGGGCCGGACCGCATCATTCGGGCTTCTCCGCCATGGTGTCGCTGGGCAACTCGCTTGATGTCGATATCGGGGACACGCTGGACTATTTGGTCAATGATCCCAAAACCGATGCGATCCTTCTGTATATAGAAGGCGTGAAAGATGCGCCGAATTTCATGTCAGCCATGCGCCGCGCGGCGCGGCTTAAGCCAGTGATCGTTCTGAAGTCGGGTCGCCATGTCGCAAGCGCCAAAGCTGCGCATACACATACCGGCGCGTTGATCGGGTCGGACGAAGTCTTCGACGCGGCGCTTGAACGTGTCGGCGCAGTGCGCGTCAATACTCTGGGCCAACTTTTTGCTGCTGCCGAACTGTTGGCAAACACCAAGAAAACCTCTGGCGACAAGCTTTGCATTATCACCAATGGTGGTGGCGCTGGCGTTCTGGCAGCGGACCGTGCGGGCGATTTGGTTTTGACCTTACCGCCACTGTCTGAGCCGACCCGCAAAGCGTTGGATAAGATCCTACCGGCGTTTTGGAGCCATGCTAATCCGGTTGATATTCTGGGTGATGCGACGCCCGAAGCCTATGGCGCAGCGGTCAAAGCAGCGATCGCCGACCCCGGTGTCGATGGCGTGCTGGTTTTGTTGACACCACAAGCGATGACCGAACCGACAGCGGCGGCGCAAGCCGTGAAGGACGCCCTTCCAAAGCGCAACAAAAAGCCGGTGTTGGCCTGTTGGATGGGCGAGGATGTGGTCGCCGAGGGCCGCAACCTACTGTCCGAGGCCGGGATATCGGTCTTCGAGACGCCAGAGCGCGCCGTAGAAGGGTTTTCCTATCTTGCTCAGTATCATCGAAACCGCACGCTGTCGCTGGAAGTGCCGCGTGCGCGCGCTTTTGAGCAGGGACTGGATCTGGACGGTGCACGGATGATCATCGCAAACGCGCTGGCAGCTGGGCGAAACATGCTGTCTGACACTGAAAGCAAGGCGCTGTTGAGCGCGTTTAACATTCCGGTCAACCTGACGATTGAAGTTAAGTCAGCCAACGATGCGTTGATTGCGGCCGAGACGGTTGGGTTCCCTGTTGCGATGAAGATCGCTTCGCCCGAAGTTTCGCACAAAACCGATGTTGGTGGTGTGAAGATAAACGTGGCCCATGCGGCGACCGTCAAGCGCGCGTTTCATGAAATTGTTCAGAATGTAAGAAAGGCTTTGCCAGACGCTTTGATCTCAGGCGTCACCGTCGAAGCGATGGCCAACTTGCGTCAGTCACGTGAGCTTGTGATCGGGGCAAGCCGCGATCCGGTGTTCGGCCCGACAATCCTGTTTGGGGCGGGCGGCACCATGGTCGAAGTGATGAAAGACAGTGCCGTGGCCTTGCCACCGCTAAACTCTGTGCTGTCCGAACGGCTGATCAATCGCACCCGTGTGTCAAAGGCGCTGGACAGTTTCCGCGATTATGATCCGGTTGATAAGGCTGCGGTTGTGGATGTTTTGAAGCGGGTTTCAATCATTGTCAGCGAATTGCCCGAGATTATCGAACTCGACATAAACCCGCTGTTCGCAGGGCCGGACGGGGTGCTGGCCGTTGACGCGCGCATCACCATTGCGCGCCCGCCTTCGATGGATGGGCGATATGATCACATGGCGATCCACCCCTATCCGCGCCACCTCGCTCGCGAAACGTTTCTTCGTGATGGCACACCGCTGACGATCCGCCCGATCCGTCCCGAGGACGCCGAACACGAAAAACAATTCATGCGCGATCTTTCAAGCGAGGCGAAGATGATGCGCTTCATGGGGTCAGTGAACGAGTTAAGCCCTGAGCTTCTGGCCCAGTTCACTCAGATCGATTATCGCCGCGAGATGGCGCTGATTGCGATGGCCGAGATTGAGGGCGAACAGGTTCAGGTCGGCGTGGCGCGCTATGTCATAAATCCCGACTGGAAAAGCTGCGAATTCGCCGTCGTCGTGTCGGATCGAATTCAGCATCAGGGGCTGGGCACCAAGTTGATGAAAGGCCTGTTCAAGGCGGCGCAAGATCACGGGCTTGATGTGATCGAAGGTACTGTTCTGCGCAAGAACGCTCCGATGCTGCGACTGATGAAGGACTTGGGCTTTACGCAGCGCCCGGACCCGGATGACCATGATGTGGTGATCGTCGAACGCAAACTGTGA
- a CDS encoding histone deacetylase family protein, translating to MLSIISHPECRDHDAGPLHPESKARLDAINNQLIMSGMDYVVQHRDAPLVERSQLERVHDSDYLDRVYALAPGQGMESVEVDGDTVMSPGTLRAAERAAGAGVLGVDLVMSKDANPVFCMVRPPGHHAERDKAMGFCLFNNIAVAAAHALDAHGLSRVAIIDFDVHHGNGTEEIFKGEKRVLFCSSFQHPFYPFTGHEKENDNLVDIPLSAGAGSAEFREAVSAHWVPHLKEFKPEFVFISAGFDAHVADDMSSVQLTDADYEWVTRELRSIADEFAEGRIVSMLEGGYEPDVLARSVVKHLDVLLG from the coding sequence ATGCTGTCTATCATATCGCACCCAGAGTGCCGAGATCACGATGCGGGTCCCCTGCACCCGGAAAGCAAGGCGCGGCTGGATGCGATCAACAACCAGTTGATCATGTCTGGCATGGATTATGTCGTGCAGCATCGTGATGCCCCGCTTGTCGAACGATCTCAGCTTGAGCGGGTGCATGACAGCGACTATCTGGACCGTGTTTATGCGCTAGCGCCCGGGCAAGGCATGGAAAGCGTTGAGGTGGATGGCGATACCGTGATGAGCCCCGGCACCCTGCGAGCCGCTGAACGCGCGGCTGGCGCAGGCGTTCTGGGCGTCGATCTTGTCATGTCCAAGGATGCAAACCCGGTCTTTTGCATGGTGCGACCGCCGGGTCACCACGCCGAACGCGACAAGGCAATGGGGTTTTGCTTGTTCAACAATATTGCCGTCGCCGCCGCCCATGCGCTGGACGCTCATGGGCTGTCACGCGTCGCGATCATTGATTTTGATGTTCACCACGGCAACGGCACAGAAGAAATCTTCAAAGGAGAGAAGCGCGTGCTGTTCTGTTCTAGCTTTCAGCACCCGTTCTACCCCTTTACCGGGCATGAGAAAGAGAACGACAACCTCGTCGATATCCCTTTGTCAGCCGGGGCAGGAAGTGCTGAGTTCAGGGAAGCGGTCAGCGCCCACTGGGTGCCGCATCTTAAGGAATTCAAACCAGAGTTCGTGTTCATTTCGGCCGGGTTTGACGCGCATGTCGCCGATGACATGTCGAGCGTTCAGTTGACCGATGCCGACTATGAATGGGTCACGCGCGAGTTGCGTTCGATCGCAGATGAATTCGCGGAAGGGCGCATCGTTTCGATGCTTGAAGGCGGTTACGAACCAGACGTTCTGGCCCGATCAGTCGTGAAGCATCTGGATGTATTACTTGGCTAA
- a CDS encoding FAD-binding oxidoreductase produces MDDFIVIGGGIAGVSAGSRLSKLGRVTLLEAEDALAYHASGRSAAMFEECYGAPSVVELNRASRSFHETANGGVLSPRGLLIVAGKGQEDALAVDLDVMHLDPVTADDALALVPILNPKTFVGAGYHKDAWDIDTDRLIQNFSRDVRANGEVVTGAKATKITRLPDRWEVTTPKGVFTAKSLVNAAGGWADQVATLAGISPIGIQPYRRSIARIPAPGGHDVTNWPLFMGAGESWYAKPDAGALIVSPAEAHPMDPHDAWADDMVLAEGLARYENMVTEPVTRMMANWAGLRSFAPDRNLVIGRSTEDAGFLWFAGQGGYGFQTSPAASQLLADIVSGDAPEIDAATVAVLSPARFS; encoded by the coding sequence ATGGACGACTTCATTGTAATCGGCGGTGGGATCGCTGGCGTGTCTGCCGGTTCCCGTCTGTCCAAGCTCGGCCGCGTGACCCTTTTGGAAGCCGAAGACGCACTGGCCTATCACGCCTCTGGTCGGTCGGCTGCGATGTTTGAAGAATGCTATGGCGCGCCCAGCGTGGTTGAGCTTAATCGGGCATCGCGCTCGTTTCACGAAACAGCCAATGGCGGGGTGCTCAGTCCGCGTGGGCTTTTGATTGTCGCTGGCAAGGGTCAGGAAGACGCGCTGGCTGTGGATCTGGATGTAATGCATCTCGACCCGGTAACTGCGGACGACGCCTTGGCATTGGTCCCTATCCTGAACCCGAAAACCTTTGTTGGCGCAGGCTATCACAAAGACGCATGGGATATCGACACGGACCGGCTGATCCAGAACTTTTCACGTGATGTCCGTGCCAATGGCGAAGTGGTAACGGGCGCAAAAGCCACCAAGATCACCCGGTTGCCGGACCGGTGGGAGGTAACCACACCAAAAGGTGTTTTCACAGCAAAATCGTTGGTCAATGCGGCTGGTGGCTGGGCCGATCAAGTCGCCACATTGGCGGGGATTTCACCGATCGGCATCCAACCTTATCGCCGGTCAATCGCACGTATTCCCGCGCCCGGGGGGCATGATGTAACGAACTGGCCCTTGTTCATGGGCGCTGGCGAAAGCTGGTATGCAAAGCCTGATGCGGGCGCTCTGATCGTGTCGCCTGCAGAAGCCCACCCCATGGATCCGCACGATGCCTGGGCCGATGACATGGTTTTGGCAGAGGGGCTCGCGCGATATGAAAACATGGTGACAGAACCAGTCACGCGCATGATGGCAAACTGGGCCGGATTGCGCAGTTTCGCGCCCGACCGCAACCTCGTCATTGGCCGCTCTACTGAAGACGCGGGCTTTCTTTGGTTCGCCGGACAGGGCGGGTATGGGTTTCAGACCAGCCCCGCCGCATCGCAATTGCTGGCCGACATCGTGTCCGGAGATGCGCCGGAAATAGATGCGGCCACGGTGGCTGTTCTAAGCCCAGCGCGGTTTTCTTAG
- a CDS encoding EF-hand domain-containing protein, whose protein sequence is MRTSSFLFAGLLAIGTLPALAQNQPGAHFIENWDLDENGSVSIEEARERRGDIFTTFDTNEDDILTADEYVQFDEAREADMKENGIGQMKGQGKGQAMGQHGAAMAMTLENADLNGDGEVTRAEFLEGSDLWFPQQDRNGDGLLTSDDFGRM, encoded by the coding sequence ATGCGTACATCATCTTTCCTTTTCGCTGGTCTTCTGGCTATCGGAACTCTGCCCGCACTCGCCCAAAACCAACCCGGCGCTCATTTCATCGAAAACTGGGATCTCGACGAAAACGGTTCGGTGTCCATTGAAGAAGCGCGCGAACGGCGTGGCGATATCTTCACCACGTTTGACACGAATGAGGATGACATTCTGACCGCCGATGAATACGTCCAGTTCGATGAGGCCCGCGAAGCAGATATGAAGGAAAACGGCATTGGCCAAATGAAAGGCCAAGGCAAAGGTCAGGCTATGGGCCAGCATGGTGCAGCGATGGCAATGACACTCGAAAATGCCGACCTGAACGGCGACGGAGAAGTCACCCGCGCTGAATTTCTTGAAGGGTCTGATTTGTGGTTCCCACAGCAGGACCGAAACGGTGATGGTCTTTTGACATCAGACGATTTTGGCCGCATGTAA
- a CDS encoding BMP family ABC transporter substrate-binding protein — translation MRAVKTLLASVALAAGLSGAAMAQDKTKVGFIFVGPVGDGGWTYEHNQGRLAVEEEFGDKVETIFQESVPEGADAERAITQMALSGANLIFTTSFGYMDATVAVAEKFPDIKFEHATGYKQAPNVSVYSARFYEGRAVQGHIAGKMTKSNIIGYIASFPIPEVIRGINSAYIHAKKVNPDVQFKIIWAYTWFDPAKEADAAKALIEQGADVILQHTDSTAPQAAAKEAGNVITFGQASDMSEYAPMPRVSSIIDNWAPYYIARTKAVMDGTWESVNTWDGISTGMVGIGEISDAVPADVKAEAEAMRDALGLGEYHAFTGPLKKQDGSDWLAEGETADDGTLAGMNFYVEGIEGEIPSS, via the coding sequence ATGCGTGCAGTAAAAACACTTCTGGCCAGTGTGGCCTTGGCCGCCGGGTTGTCCGGCGCTGCCATGGCACAAGACAAGACTAAGGTCGGCTTTATCTTTGTCGGCCCGGTCGGCGACGGCGGCTGGACTTACGAACACAACCAAGGACGATTGGCTGTGGAAGAAGAGTTCGGCGACAAAGTCGAAACGATCTTTCAGGAAAGTGTGCCGGAAGGCGCCGATGCAGAACGCGCGATCACTCAGATGGCTCTGTCTGGCGCGAACCTGATCTTCACCACCTCGTTCGGTTACATGGATGCGACCGTGGCCGTGGCCGAAAAGTTCCCGGACATCAAGTTCGAGCACGCCACCGGCTATAAGCAAGCACCGAACGTGTCGGTTTACTCCGCACGCTTCTATGAAGGCCGCGCCGTTCAGGGTCACATCGCTGGTAAGATGACCAAATCGAACATCATCGGCTACATCGCCTCGTTCCCGATCCCGGAAGTTATCCGCGGCATCAACTCGGCCTATATCCACGCCAAAAAAGTGAACCCGGACGTACAGTTCAAAATCATCTGGGCCTACACATGGTTTGATCCGGCCAAGGAAGCGGATGCGGCAAAGGCTCTGATCGAGCAAGGCGCTGACGTGATCTTGCAACACACCGATTCAACTGCACCGCAGGCTGCCGCTAAAGAGGCTGGTAACGTGATCACCTTCGGTCAGGCTTCGGACATGTCTGAGTACGCTCCGATGCCCCGGGTTTCATCGATCATCGACAACTGGGCGCCTTACTACATCGCGCGCACCAAGGCCGTCATGGACGGCACGTGGGAAAGCGTGAACACTTGGGATGGTATTAGCACTGGCATGGTCGGCATCGGCGAAATCTCTGATGCTGTTCCCGCCGATGTGAAGGCCGAAGCTGAGGCAATGCGCGACGCGCTGGGCTTGGGTGAATACCATGCTTTTACTGGACCGTTGAAAAAACAGGATGGCTCGGACTGGCTTGCTGAAGGTGAAACCGCTGATGATGGCACATTGGCTGGCATGAACTTCTATGTCGAAGGCATCGAAGGCGAAATTCCGTCCAGCTGA
- a CDS encoding ion transporter yields the protein MNKADIHDILDGHKSFGGVNIGRIMDGLILASAFAIALETMPELPTNLRRLLFNFEVFLLVVFSVEYLVRLFSAPRPLRYAFSLWGIIDLLSILPAIALLTPQWQVVRTFRLLRLVRLLKLFRGSHAMERLVVAFGQVRGELAVFGVIAGLMLYISAVGIYIFEHDAQPDVFSSIPNSLWWAVASFTTVGYGDMFPITPGGRIFTTFVLFIGLGVIAVPSAIVTAALLESETNIQRRIREDAENGDDEHDTNTQKSAQTIKGE from the coding sequence ATGAACAAGGCCGATATCCACGACATCCTTGACGGGCACAAGTCCTTCGGCGGCGTGAATATTGGCCGCATCATGGATGGGTTGATCTTGGCATCCGCTTTCGCCATTGCGCTGGAAACAATGCCGGAATTGCCCACCAACTTGCGTCGGCTGCTGTTCAACTTTGAAGTATTCCTTTTGGTCGTCTTCTCGGTCGAATACCTCGTGCGTCTGTTTTCCGCCCCGCGTCCGCTCCGGTATGCCTTCAGCTTATGGGGCATCATCGACCTGCTGAGCATCTTGCCTGCCATCGCGCTTTTGACGCCACAATGGCAGGTCGTGCGAACCTTCCGGCTGTTGCGTCTTGTTCGCTTGTTAAAGCTGTTCCGTGGCTCGCATGCGATGGAGCGTTTGGTGGTTGCATTTGGCCAGGTCCGGGGCGAACTGGCGGTGTTCGGCGTGATCGCTGGGCTAATGCTTTATATATCTGCGGTAGGGATTTACATCTTCGAACATGATGCCCAACCCGACGTCTTTTCGTCGATCCCCAACAGCTTGTGGTGGGCTGTCGCCAGCTTCACAACCGTTGGCTACGGCGATATGTTTCCGATCACCCCCGGCGGCCGGATATTTACCACTTTCGTGCTGTTCATCGGGCTGGGTGTAATCGCCGTGCCGTCGGCCATCGTGACTGCGGCGCTGCTTGAAAGCGAAACCAATATACAACGCCGAATTCGCGAGGACGCGGAAAACGGCGACGACGAACACGACACCAACACACAGAAATCTGCTCAAACCATCAAGGGAGAATGA